One segment of Stomatobaculum sp. F0698 DNA contains the following:
- a CDS encoding tetratricopeptide repeat protein: protein MNVFERCDRAANSCYNRGLRLAKQRDLSGAVPYLKRALELNKNLIEARNLLGLIFYEMGEVGDALVQWVISIDLRTENNRAVFYLDDVRRRGGQLESFATMIERYNVALDAAQRGNYDLAIHQLARIVAQHPNYVRAGLLLSLLYIEAGDYKRADHYLRLVRKTDRMNQTAVRYADAAAQELRRVQKKQDKPREEVQNGSKTYSHREMSDDEVLIPSTYRESTGWQTALNIGIGLLIGAAAIVFLYMPTKRAELNSQHNAEIRELNRKLASANSAVRDSEQNHSSAEEEKNALQAEVDMLTDGANSKISQYQKLVGIVNDIRNNDFARAAELYATLDVSQLTDIDDGSGVSVTEIYQSIAGRMNSEGYLSLYSRAEVQYQAGNYRGAIDLYDKSLAINPNYAPALFRKAMAYKELGDNDTANSFFEEVGTRFPGTELARQAESEKIR, encoded by the coding sequence ATGAATGTATTTGAGCGCTGCGATCGGGCGGCAAACAGCTGCTACAACCGCGGACTGCGGCTCGCCAAACAGAGGGATTTATCCGGCGCGGTGCCGTATTTAAAGCGTGCCCTGGAACTCAATAAGAATTTAATCGAGGCCAGAAATCTCCTGGGACTCATTTTCTATGAGATGGGAGAGGTCGGTGATGCGCTCGTGCAGTGGGTTATCAGCATAGACCTTCGCACCGAAAATAACCGAGCGGTCTTTTATCTCGACGATGTCAGACGCCGCGGCGGTCAGCTCGAATCCTTCGCTACGATGATCGAGCGCTACAATGTGGCGCTCGATGCGGCACAGCGCGGGAACTACGACCTTGCGATTCATCAGCTTGCCCGCATTGTGGCGCAGCATCCGAACTATGTGCGGGCGGGGCTTTTGCTCTCGCTTCTCTACATAGAGGCGGGCGATTATAAGCGCGCGGATCACTACCTGCGCCTGGTGCGAAAAACCGACCGCATGAACCAGACAGCGGTGCGCTATGCGGATGCCGCGGCACAGGAACTGCGCCGCGTGCAGAAAAAACAGGACAAGCCGCGCGAAGAGGTGCAGAACGGGTCGAAAACCTATTCGCACCGGGAGATGTCGGACGATGAAGTGCTGATTCCCTCGACCTACCGGGAGAGCACGGGCTGGCAGACCGCGCTGAATATCGGCATAGGTCTTCTGATCGGTGCGGCGGCCATCGTCTTTCTCTATATGCCGACCAAGCGAGCGGAGTTGAATTCCCAGCACAATGCGGAGATTCGGGAACTGAACCGGAAGCTCGCCTCCGCGAACAGTGCGGTGCGCGATTCGGAGCAGAACCACAGCAGTGCCGAGGAGGAGAAAAATGCCCTGCAGGCCGAGGTCGATATGCTGACCGACGGCGCAAACAGCAAAATTTCCCAGTACCAGAAATTGGTCGGCATTGTGAACGATATCCGGAACAATGACTTTGCCCGAGCGGCCGAGCTCTATGCGACGCTGGACGTGTCACAGCTCACGGACATCGACGACGGCAGCGGGGTCTCGGTGACGGAAATCTATCAGTCGATTGCGGGACGAATGAACAGCGAGGGCTATTTGAGCCTCTACAGCCGCGCCGAAGTGCAGTATCAGGCGGGAAATTATCGGGGCGCCATCGATCTCTATGATAAGTCGCTCGCAATCAACCCGAACTATGCGCCGGCGCTCTTCCGAAAGGCCATGGCCTATAAGGAGCTCGGCGACAACGATACGGCAAACAGCTTCTTCGAAGAAGTCGGCACGCGTTTCCCGGGAACGGAGCTTGCGAGACAGGCGGAGAGCGAAAAAATACGTTAA
- a CDS encoding IMPACT family protein: protein MSETKLCTLLKGAQGEFEEKKSRFLSQCFCVRREEEVAEILSTLRKQHYDARHVCYAYILNGNPPVEKSSDDGEPAKTAGLPMLDLLRAASLRNTLITVVRYFGGTKLGTGGLVRAYTAAAKEALNASVTAEILPAVQLSLCLDYGFYGKVTRLAEDCAGTVLSLQFTEAVSFCLLFREADSARFLTALTELSGGSVAPAKTETLFAVETDGKLCALSL, encoded by the coding sequence ATGTCGGAAACGAAGCTCTGCACCCTGCTGAAAGGCGCGCAGGGCGAATTTGAGGAAAAGAAATCCCGCTTTCTCTCGCAATGTTTTTGCGTGCGGCGCGAGGAAGAGGTCGCAGAGATACTCTCTACCCTCAGAAAACAGCACTATGACGCACGCCATGTCTGCTATGCCTATATCCTCAACGGAAACCCGCCCGTTGAAAAATCCTCGGACGACGGCGAACCGGCAAAGACCGCCGGTCTCCCCATGCTAGACTTGCTCCGCGCCGCCTCGCTCCGAAATACGCTGATCACGGTGGTGCGCTACTTCGGCGGCACCAAGCTCGGCACGGGCGGCCTGGTGCGCGCCTATACGGCGGCCGCCAAGGAGGCGCTGAATGCCTCGGTCACGGCAGAGATACTCCCCGCCGTGCAGCTTTCCCTCTGCTTGGATTACGGCTTTTACGGGAAGGTAACCCGCCTCGCGGAAGATTGCGCCGGAACGGTGCTCTCCCTTCAGTTTACGGAAGCGGTCTCCTTCTGTCTCCTCTTTCGGGAGGCGGACAGCGCGCGCTTCCTCACCGCGCTCACCGAGCTCTCCGGCGGGAGTGTTGCCCCGGCGAAAACGGAAACGCTCTTTGCCGTGGAAACGGACGGCAAACTCTGTGCCCTGTCCTTATAA